In Pseudomonas glycinae, the DNA window TTGCAGGAGATCGTGAAGAACTTCGTCTCCGGGCTGATCCTGCTCACCGAACGGCCGGTCAAGGTCGGCGACCTGATCAGCATCAGCGGCGTCGAGGGCGACATCCGCCGGATCAACGTGCGCGCCACCGAAATCCAGCTCAGCGACCGCTCGATCGTGATCGTGCCCAACTCGCAACTGATCTCGCAGAACCTGCGCAACGTCACCCTCGGCGGCAGCGCCCAGGGCGTGGCGACGCTGGAACTGATGTTCCCGCTGGATATCGACCCCGAACAGGTGCAGAACCTGCTGTTCGACACCTACAAGGAACACGAAACCATCCTCGAGAAACCGGCACCGTTCGTGCGCTTCAGCAAGCTGACGCCGGAAGGGATTACGTTGACGGTGACCGGGTATGTGGCCAGCCCGAGGATTGTCGGGACGACCAAGAGTGATCTGTTGTTCGAAATTCTCAAACGGCTGGGGGCGGCGGGGATTGAGCTGGCGAAGCCGCCGAGTACCTGAGGGAAAACCTGATGGGGCCTGTACCGCTGCGCGCCCGCTCGATCAGGCCTCAGGGGTGTCAGTTGACTCTGGAACCACTTCAGTCGCCAGTTTCAAACGATCCGCCTTGCTGATGTACTTCGGCTTGTTGCTCTTGGGTGCCAGTTTGGCGTTGGCCTTTCTGGATTTTTCCTTGAAGAGCTGTTGCAGTTTTTTCTGACGGTTCATGGTGTTTTTTGGCCTGCTTGAAAGTGGTTGGATGATATCAGCGTTGGGCGTGCTTCACCCCAGCACGTCAGTGATCCAGCGCACTTGCTGCGTCAGATCCTGCACCTTGCGCTCGCAAACGCCATGCCGTGCCCGTCCAAAATGAGCCAGCGTCTGCTGCTTGTGCCGCAACCGATGCTGCCACTTACTGACAAACGCCGGACTCCGCGCCTGCAACTGCAGCGGCCCGAAGTACAGTTCCTCGGCGGTATAGGAAACCGGCCCGCCCCGCTCGGCCACGATGATCTCGTAGTCGAAGCGGTTCTCCCGCAGCACTTCTTCGCAAAGGATTCGGTACCCGTTATCCATCAACCATTGGCGCAGCGGTTGTTCGCCGCCGTTGGGTTGCAGGATCAGGCGCTCGCGGCCGCTGAGGCGCGCCTTGCCGGCTTCGAGG includes these proteins:
- a CDS encoding DUF2986 domain-containing protein is translated as MNRQKKLQQLFKEKSRKANAKLAPKSNKPKYISKADRLKLATEVVPESTDTPEA
- a CDS encoding tRNA (adenine(22)-N(1))-methyltransferase; translated protein: MNEQTLSMRLERVAAHVPAGARLADIGSDHGYLPVALMRRGAIAAAVAGEMAETPFRSAQRTVRENDLEQQITVRLANGLKAIEPADGITAITVCGMGGETIRDILEAGKARLSGRERLILQPNGGEQPLRQWLMDNGYRILCEEVLRENRFDYEIIVAERGGPVSYTAEELYFGPLQLQARSPAFVSKWQHRLRHKQQTLAHFGRARHGVCERKVQDLTQQVRWITDVLG